A part of Bacteroidia bacterium genomic DNA contains:
- a CDS encoding WG repeat-containing protein: MKKLIFGIIILFFISACGSEKDNYLIRFSVGESDDMESLSGYLNSKGDTIIPIGKYDYYYSDTIRSFGMVVEKGTGKILGIDQNGTELYEVFNYDNGPDEIQSGFFRIIKNGEIGYADPDGKIIIEPKFACAYPFEGDFAKVSDDCETIKEGEHSMWESENWYQITKDGNRAEK, from the coding sequence ATGAAAAAACTCATCTTCGGAATTATAATTTTGTTTTTCATTTCAGCTTGTGGCTCGGAAAAGGACAACTATCTGATTAGATTTTCTGTGGGCGAATCAGACGACATGGAGAGTCTTTCAGGCTATCTGAATTCAAAAGGTGACACAATTATACCCATTGGAAAATATGATTATTATTATTCCGACACGATCCGCAGTTTCGGAATGGTAGTCGAAAAAGGAACGGGGAAAATACTCGGAATTGACCAAAATGGAACTGAGTTGTATGAAGTCTTTAACTATGATAATGGACCTGACGAAATACAAAGCGGGTTTTTCCGGATCATTAAAAACGGGGAAATTGGGTACGCCGACCCTGATGGAAAAATAATCATCGAACCAAAGTTTGCCTGCGCATATCCTTTCGAGGGAGATTTTGCGAAAGTTTCCGACGATTGTGAGACAATCAAAGAGGGAGAGCACTCCATGTGGGAAAGTGAAAATTGGTATCAGATTACAAAAGACGGAAACCGCGCAGAAAAATAA
- a CDS encoding DUF2341 domain-containing protein codes for MSQLLGTKLSNRREVAGTSIAIMAAIFLTVSLGGVGNMPGYKWRQAFYVDGQLVHGETNLIDFPVYVKISAPQLKLAAFGGKVEQAQGYDIRFTDADGATHLPMFIENYNPQKGELTAWVVLDTLYSGKNTPFFMYYGNTDENKPASEMVEAERLHGYFLDKEIQESGTSEIYAPEWLETEAFNHSNPTQFVIAGEEEYINKPVPVDFAYMKAELKGSNMVLVEWGTKGENDNESFFIEKSTDGKKFQPMDKMAGGRRTRATLGYSYSDAQPNAGKNYYRLRQLTNTGDFSYAPTLLVNYNAQASGLEILSVEPLSFTDDLRINMRSDNPENVKIQFYTENGNLLWEGETQNKPGENAFSLPDIASYPKGRYVLGVSGENRKLKTFLLTKEK; via the coding sequence ATGTCTCAACTTCTGGGAACCAAGCTTTCCAACCGGAGAGAAGTTGCAGGAACATCCATAGCAATTATGGCCGCTATTTTCCTCACTGTCAGCCTTGGCGGCGTAGGTAATATGCCGGGCTATAAGTGGCGTCAGGCATTTTATGTCGATGGCCAGTTGGTACATGGTGAAACCAATCTGATTGATTTTCCGGTCTATGTAAAAATCTCTGCCCCGCAGTTGAAGTTGGCAGCCTTTGGAGGTAAAGTTGAGCAGGCACAGGGGTATGATATCCGGTTTACCGACGCAGACGGCGCCACCCACTTACCAATGTTTATCGAAAATTATAACCCTCAGAAGGGAGAACTGACAGCATGGGTTGTGCTCGACACATTATACTCCGGAAAGAATACGCCTTTTTTTATGTATTACGGCAATACCGATGAGAACAAACCTGCCTCAGAAATGGTGGAAGCGGAGAGATTGCACGGATATTTTCTCGATAAAGAAATTCAGGAGTCGGGCACATCGGAGATCTATGCGCCCGAATGGCTGGAAACAGAAGCTTTTAACCATTCCAATCCGACCCAGTTTGTCATAGCCGGTGAGGAAGAATATATCAACAAACCCGTACCGGTAGATTTTGCCTATATGAAAGCAGAATTAAAAGGCAGTAATATGGTGCTGGTGGAGTGGGGGACAAAGGGAGAAAATGACAATGAGTCTTTTTTTATAGAAAAAAGCACGGATGGTAAAAAATTTCAGCCCATGGATAAGATGGCAGGCGGAAGACGTACACGTGCCACCTTGGGTTATAGTTATTCCGATGCCCAGCCCAATGCAGGTAAAAATTACTACAGACTAAGGCAATTGACCAATACAGGAGATTTTTCATATGCGCCCACGTTACTGGTAAACTATAATGCACAGGCTTCGGGTTTGGAAATACTGTCAGTAGAGCCACTCAGTTTTACCGACGATTTGAGGATAAATATGCGATCTGACAATCCCGAAAATGTAAAAATTCAGTTTTACACTGAAAATGGAAACCTCCTTTGGGAGGGCGAAACCCAAAACAAACCGGGAGAAAACGCATTTTCACTTCCAGATATTGCCAGTTATCCCAAAGGGAGATATGTACTTGGGGTTTCGGGTGAAAACAGAAAATTAAAAACTTTTTTACTTACCAAAGAAAAATGA
- a CDS encoding CAP domain-containing protein, whose amino-acid sequence MKLKALVILVFSMCSLAVLSQPTGKASDIFNLINEARTNPGNFLTTYKTIINEYEPKFISVLEKSSPIEKVIWDENLALNCKQMVDGNLNPEYEGVNKMCGFAYGSGSGYSDKSALYFLCSSYTHIMNEDDLYFGFYISSKGHAFTWGESCETTKYIFEFKGRIDSSKVDFRKISTANGETGINAMDKEMIREINFVRQYPKVYASIVESYLSDRSKYWGGLAKDEYEAGNELIEELKVMTPAQILFPKKCVYEAAKKHGEDCKKRGFTDHTGSDGSSPFSRISSFCSGLSGNENIVGGTKDARTLVIELLIDSGISSRGHRYNMLDPDWKYVGCYGYDGGDMYNYIQNFAKD is encoded by the coding sequence ATGAAATTAAAAGCATTGGTAATATTAGTATTTTCGATGTGCTCGTTAGCTGTACTTTCCCAACCCACGGGTAAAGCGTCTGACATTTTTAACCTTATCAACGAGGCGAGAACCAATCCCGGTAATTTTTTGACTACCTATAAAACAATAATTAATGAATATGAACCGAAGTTCATTTCAGTACTTGAAAAATCCTCACCCATAGAGAAAGTAATATGGGATGAAAACTTAGCGCTGAATTGTAAACAAATGGTTGATGGAAACCTTAATCCTGAATACGAGGGGGTTAATAAAATGTGTGGTTTTGCTTATGGTAGCGGCAGCGGTTATTCCGACAAAAGTGCTTTGTATTTTTTATGCAGTTCCTATACACATATCATGAACGAAGACGATTTGTATTTTGGATTTTATATTAGTTCAAAAGGACACGCTTTTACATGGGGAGAATCGTGTGAAACTACCAAGTATATCTTTGAATTTAAGGGAAGAATAGATAGTTCAAAAGTTGATTTCAGAAAAATCAGCACCGCTAATGGTGAAACTGGCATTAACGCTATGGACAAAGAAATGATTAGAGAAATTAATTTTGTCAGGCAATATCCCAAAGTGTATGCTTCTATTGTGGAAAGTTATTTATCAGACAGATCAAAATATTGGGGTGGTTTGGCAAAAGATGAATATGAAGCCGGAAATGAGCTGATTGAAGAATTGAAAGTAATGACTCCCGCACAAATTCTTTTTCCCAAAAAATGTGTGTATGAAGCGGCAAAAAAACATGGAGAAGATTGTAAAAAAAGAGGTTTTACAGACCACACTGGTTCTGATGGGTCAAGTCCATTTTCCAGGATTTCAAGTTTTTGCAGTGGGCTGTCAGGAAATGAAAATATCGTAGGGGGAACAAAAGATGCAAGAACTTTAGTAATTGAATTGTTGATTGATAGTGGAATCAGTAGCAGGGGACATCGCTATAATATGCTGGACCCAGATTGGAAATATGTAGGTTGTTATGGATATGATGGAGGTGATATGTATAATTATATTCAGAACTTTGCAAAGGATTAA
- a CDS encoding HAD hydrolase-like protein, which yields MKFVIFDIDGTLTDTKKVEDKCFMKAFEQTFEIDIWNQKWENLKNVTDWGITEEIVQREWKRKPRRNEYELMISNFVANLRTERKKDKFQFSEVEGAKDFFNELKESEEFKLGIATGSWEKSAKLKLETIGIGLDEICFSHSDYHKSRESITKDVIEQLTRKNKKTPEQIIYFGDGEWDFKTCQNLGIEFIGIDIENDGRLTDLGANTVFSNYLNKEQIMDKLKRRHRTMYIKS from the coding sequence ATGAAATTTGTAATTTTTGATATAGATGGAACATTAACAGATACTAAAAAAGTTGAAGATAAATGCTTTATGAAAGCGTTTGAACAAACTTTTGAAATAGATATTTGGAATCAAAAATGGGAGAACTTAAAGAATGTTACAGATTGGGGAATTACAGAAGAAATAGTTCAAAGAGAGTGGAAGAGAAAACCAAGAAGAAACGAATATGAATTGATGATTTCAAACTTTGTAGCGAATCTGAGAACGGAAAGAAAAAAAGACAAGTTTCAATTTAGTGAAGTTGAAGGAGCAAAAGATTTTTTTAACGAACTAAAAGAAAGTGAAGAATTCAAATTAGGAATTGCCACGGGCTCTTGGGAAAAATCTGCAAAATTGAAGCTTGAAACTATTGGTATAGGATTAGATGAAATTTGCTTTTCACATAGTGATTACCACAAATCAAGAGAATCAATAACAAAAGATGTAATTGAACAACTAACAAGAAAAAACAAAAAAACACCAGAGCAAATAATTTACTTTGGAGATGGAGAATGGGATTTTAAAACGTGCCAAAACCTTGGGATTGAATTTATTGGAATTGATATTGAGAATGATGGCAGATTAACAGATCTTGGGGCAAATACAGTATTCTCGAACTACTTGAATAAAGAGCAAATAATGGATAAATTAAAAAGGCGGCATAGAACAATGTATATAAAATCATAG
- a CDS encoding TonB-dependent receptor, producing MKKLRLLFIFLSFTLCYKSDVLAQQRAGTNRTFKVVGTIINADADSPLEYASVALLRKQDSVGVNGGVTDVSGKFELEVAAGEYILRVNFLGFESQYIPDIVLDQEHPVVTLPEIRLTSKATTLDAVEISAEKSRMEFALDKKIFNVGKDLSNNGGTASDLLDNIPSVTVDIEGQVSLRGSSGVRLLINGKPSGFTSVNSADALKQLPADMIEKVEIITNPSARYEAEGSVGIINIILKTERKQGWNGSFAVTGGWPQSHNASVNLNYRREKFSFFTSTGIRYRWTPRLSNESREIFNADTSYYQDQIERGFRGGTSGNLRLGAEYHPDKYTTLTGSILMRKGLDRNEGSIRYLNYDFQKILDNILLRKNVENENDHSIDYTLNFERTFDQKDRKLTADVIYNSGKDTEAMDAVNEEYDAYNELLGVPDILQRIRNSEDQNELTVKVDYVHPVGKEGKFETGYRTGIRNIDNTYKVEEFNNELAQWSVLDNISNDFSYDEQIHALYTSYGNKFKKFSYQFGLRGELTAISTVLRTTNEINKRDYQNIFPSAFLSYEINQGNSIQVSYSRRLRRPNFWDLNPFFTYANPQSIRSGNPNLNPEFSHSMEIGHIKYWGDASLSSSVYYRHTDGVFSHISTVSAEGVSISRPENLNTRDDIGVEFSLNFSPVKKWDVTWSGNLFQGKLNAENLGFANQTNFFSYTSRLNTKFSLPYDFDFQVMVNYRGPERTPQGKRYQTLYTDAGISKDIMKQKATVNFRMTDIFNTSWYRFESSGENFYIFREGQWRTRRQVFLSFTYRLNQQKKPQRQRDSGGGGFEGGEE from the coding sequence ATGAAAAAACTAAGACTTCTATTCATTTTCCTTTCCTTTACATTGTGCTATAAATCCGATGTACTGGCCCAGCAACGGGCCGGTACAAATCGGACCTTCAAAGTAGTTGGAACAATCATTAACGCGGACGCAGACAGTCCGCTGGAATACGCTTCCGTTGCATTGCTTCGCAAACAGGATTCGGTAGGTGTGAATGGCGGAGTAACAGATGTAAGCGGAAAATTCGAGTTGGAAGTTGCAGCTGGCGAATATATTCTTCGTGTAAACTTCCTCGGTTTTGAAAGCCAGTATATCCCTGATATTGTCCTTGACCAGGAACATCCGGTCGTAACGCTTCCGGAGATACGGTTAACTTCAAAAGCTACCACACTGGACGCGGTGGAGATTTCTGCCGAAAAAAGCCGGATGGAATTTGCGCTGGATAAAAAGATTTTCAACGTAGGTAAAGATCTTTCCAATAATGGGGGCACAGCTTCTGATTTGCTCGACAATATTCCTTCGGTAACTGTGGATATCGAAGGTCAGGTAAGTCTTCGCGGAAGCAGCGGTGTGCGGCTGTTGATCAATGGAAAACCCTCTGGTTTTACCAGTGTCAACAGTGCAGATGCACTCAAACAACTCCCCGCCGATATGATTGAAAAGGTAGAAATCATTACCAATCCCTCTGCCCGATATGAAGCCGAAGGATCGGTAGGGATTATTAATATTATCCTAAAAACCGAACGTAAACAGGGCTGGAATGGATCTTTTGCGGTTACCGGTGGCTGGCCTCAAAGCCATAATGCATCTGTAAACCTGAACTACCGCCGGGAAAAATTTAGTTTTTTTACCAGCACAGGCATACGTTATCGCTGGACACCCCGCCTTTCCAACGAATCCCGTGAAATTTTTAATGCAGATACCTCTTATTATCAGGATCAGATTGAAAGAGGGTTTCGCGGTGGTACTTCCGGCAATCTTCGCCTTGGAGCAGAATATCATCCCGATAAATATACGACCCTTACCGGCTCTATCTTAATGCGAAAAGGTCTGGATCGCAATGAAGGATCGATCAGATATCTGAATTATGACTTTCAGAAAATACTTGATAATATTCTTCTCCGCAAAAATGTAGAAAATGAGAATGACCACAGCATAGACTATACCCTGAACTTTGAGAGAACTTTTGACCAAAAAGACAGGAAACTAACCGCAGATGTAATTTACAATTCAGGTAAAGACACCGAAGCAATGGATGCGGTTAACGAAGAATATGATGCCTATAATGAATTGTTAGGGGTTCCCGATATATTACAGCGTATCAGAAACTCTGAAGATCAAAATGAACTGACCGTCAAAGTTGACTACGTACATCCGGTCGGGAAAGAAGGGAAATTTGAAACCGGTTACCGCACAGGCATTCGCAATATCGACAATACTTACAAAGTAGAGGAATTCAATAACGAGCTCGCTCAATGGTCGGTGCTGGATAATATCAGTAATGATTTTTCATACGATGAGCAGATTCATGCCTTGTACACTTCTTATGGAAATAAATTCAAAAAATTTAGTTACCAGTTTGGTTTGCGGGGAGAATTGACAGCGATATCTACGGTTCTTCGCACCACCAACGAAATCAATAAAAGAGATTATCAAAACATTTTCCCCAGTGCTTTCCTGAGTTATGAGATCAATCAGGGGAATTCGATCCAGGTGAGTTACAGCCGCAGACTTCGCCGCCCCAACTTCTGGGATCTGAATCCATTTTTTACCTACGCCAATCCGCAGAGTATCCGCAGCGGAAATCCCAATCTGAACCCTGAGTTTTCTCATTCCATGGAGATCGGCCATATCAAATACTGGGGAGATGCTTCATTGAGCTCCAGTGTTTACTATCGCCATACCGATGGGGTATTCTCTCATATCAGCACAGTTTCAGCGGAGGGGGTGAGCATTTCTCGTCCCGAAAACCTGAACACACGTGATGATATCGGTGTGGAATTTAGTCTGAACTTTTCGCCAGTCAAAAAATGGGATGTAACCTGGAGTGGTAATCTTTTTCAGGGAAAACTCAACGCTGAGAATCTGGGTTTTGCAAACCAGACCAACTTCTTCAGCTATACTTCCCGGTTGAATACCAAATTCTCATTGCCTTATGATTTTGATTTTCAGGTAATGGTCAATTACCGGGGACCTGAAAGAACTCCTCAGGGAAAAAGATACCAGACGCTCTATACCGACGCTGGCATCAGTAAAGATATCATGAAGCAGAAGGCTACGGTTAATTTCCGGATGACCGACATTTTCAACACCAGCTGGTACAGGTTTGAATCATCAGGTGAAAATTTTTACATATTCCGTGAAGGGCAGTGGCGTACCCGCAGACAAGTATTCCTCAGCTTTACCTACCGCCTCAATCAGCAGAAAAAACCCCAGCGCCAACGCGACTCCGGCGGCGGCGGTTTTGAAGGTGGTGAAGAGTAG
- a CDS encoding restriction endonuclease, with protein sequence MIPDYQSLMLPLLKLVSDGQEYKYRDLIESLAIEFQVTDEERKELLASGNQAIFDNRVGWAKTYLKKAGLLDSPKRATFVITDIGRQTLAKNPERVDAKYLRQFPAFLEFQNASRNDDTEEDEIATIETNEQTPEENLDKAYQRIRKSLASELLNKVVELSPAFFERLVVELLVKMGYGGSIKDAGKAMGKSGDEGIDGTIKEDKLGLDIIYIQAKRWKPGNVVGRPEIQKFVGALAGQGAKKGIFITTSNFTKEALEYTPRNETKIVLIDGEQLAQLMIDYNLGCTTQQTYELKKLDSDYFGEE encoded by the coding sequence ATGATACCAGACTACCAATCCTTAATGCTTCCATTACTTAAACTTGTTTCAGACGGACAAGAATACAAATACAGAGACTTGATTGAAAGTTTAGCAATCGAATTTCAAGTAACCGACGAAGAAAGGAAAGAGCTTTTAGCAAGTGGCAACCAAGCAATTTTTGACAACAGAGTTGGTTGGGCAAAGACTTATCTAAAAAAAGCAGGGCTACTTGACTCTCCGAAACGTGCAACATTTGTAATTACAGATATTGGCAGACAAACATTAGCAAAAAATCCTGAGAGAGTTGATGCGAAATATCTAAGACAATTCCCTGCATTTCTAGAATTTCAAAACGCTTCAAGAAATGATGATACTGAAGAAGATGAAATCGCAACCATCGAGACCAATGAACAAACTCCTGAAGAGAATTTAGATAAAGCATATCAAAGAATAAGAAAGTCCTTAGCTTCTGAATTACTTAATAAAGTGGTTGAACTATCACCTGCATTTTTCGAGAGACTTGTAGTTGAACTGTTAGTAAAAATGGGTTACGGTGGTTCGATCAAAGACGCAGGTAAAGCAATGGGAAAAAGTGGTGACGAAGGAATTGACGGAACAATCAAAGAAGATAAACTCGGACTTGACATTATCTACATTCAAGCCAAGCGTTGGAAACCAGGAAATGTTGTTGGACGCCCAGAAATTCAAAAATTTGTTGGTGCACTTGCCGGACAAGGAGCTAAAAAAGGAATTTTCATCACGACATCAAATTTTACTAAGGAAGCATTGGAATACACACCGAGAAATGAAACAAAAATTGTTCTCATAGACGGTGAACAGTTGGCTCAACTAATGATTGACTATAATCTTGGTTGCACAACACAACAGACTTACGAACTCAAAAAACTTGACAGTGACTACTTTGGAGAAGAATAA